The window AGTGAGGACATGTTGGATGTGTAACCTACACAACCGTCAGATAATAAAGGGCTGCTGTTTAAAGCCACTTGGTTTGTGGTCACTTTACAGCAGGGACAGAACACACACAGCAGAGGATGCTCAGTCCCTGGCTCCTCACTTCCCtgagctcctctcctccatgaccttctgctctgctcttcctgggCCCCCTCCCTTGTCATCCCCTAGACTTGTCATTGCCAATAACCCAGCCCTCCCACAGTCTCCATGCCATGCTtcccacgctctgccctccatctCCCTACTCACCCCGCAGGGCGGCCTAAGCTCTGGAAACACTGGTGCGATTATTTGATCACATGTGTAATGTAATATCAGCAAACCATTTATCACCAATGTGCCTGTTTCCCAGGCCTGAGACCACCCTGTGCTACATCACCTCCCACAATCCTTTGTGTCCACTGGGATCCCAGGTTATTATCCTACCATCTAGTCACCGTCCCTCACCCCTCagtgtcctctcctccctcctccctcatctTTAATTCCATGAGTCAGCATTTCAGTCCCTCCCTTCATCTCCCTTGTCTTCTTACCCTAGTTTGGAAAACTACATAGCCAAGAAATTCTACCTCTGCCCTCCCTGAACCTGTTCTGTGCAGCTACAGGAGGCTGGAGACAACACAGATACGTGGATGTTGTCACGTTAACGTCATGACCCAGACCACAAGGGGGTCCACACTGCTGCCCACAATCATCCTGTCCCTGCACGGCTCCCTcagtctcccccatcctctgctcAAACACCAAACCTCCTCCCCATCTCATTACTGCCAGTGACCTTGTTTCCTGCTTCACTGAGGAAACTGGACACATTAGAAGACAATTATTTCAGATTTCCAACACCGTCTACTTGGAGACGTCACCACAGGTGAGCTGTCCACACTCCCAGCCAGAGCCGTCCCTCTGCTGGTGCTAGAGACCTCATCTCTTCTCGTCTACGTAAAGGTGCTGGTCCAGcagttcttcccttttcctctcttgtcATTCTTTCCTCCACTAGGTCACGTGGCAGCATGAGAATGCACACCCAGACCTCAGCCTGAGGGAGCATAACTGACCGATGGCCCAGCTGCTGTGCTCTCAAATCTGCTGCCCCATTTGCTCTGGGACCTCACTTCTCACAGTCTCCTTCCTGTCAAAGATTGAGAacagcagggaaactgaggcaggaccaTTGTCCCTCTGAAGGCTGATTTAGGCTCCAAGCTCCCTGACACCCTCTGTGAactttcctttctctgccctggGTGGGACGCCTCCAGAcaacctcccttctctctctccatcatttgGATGACCGCATTGAGCATTTTGAGGATTTACATGCTTCTGTTGAAATGCACAGTGACAtaactgggcggtggcgcagtggatagagcgtcggactgggatgcggaaggacccaggtttgagaccccaagctcgccagcttgagcgcgggctcacctggcttgagcaaaaagctcaccagcttggacccaaggtccctggtgcgagcaaggggtcactcagtctgctgaaggcccacgcgcagggcacatatgagaaagcaatcaatgaacaactaaggtgtcacaacgaaaaactgatgattgatgcttttcatttctctccattcctgtctgtctgtcccgatccttctctctctctgattctctctctgtccctgttaaaaaaaaaaaaaagaaaagaaaaaaaagctgaaatcAATGAAATGCAGTGACACACagcttccctgggcttctctgtatTGAGGACATGGGGGACTCACAAACTCAGGGTTACTGAATGAAGATCATTTCTCAATGTAACGATCCCAagtcacagacacactgtgtggGAAGTAGAATTCAGGAGCTTTGTGAGTCTGACTGCAGTGCTGGTTAGACACATTTCTGTACAAGGGgccaaaatcactttttttttcttttaacatttccttccagtattttatatttttatagttgaGATCACATAgcagatacaattttttttttttttttgtatttttctgaagctggaaacggggagagacagtcagactcctgcatgcgcccgactgggatccacccggcacacccaccaggggcgacgctctgcccaccagagggcgtcgctctgttgcgaccagagccactctagcgcctggggcagaggccaaggagccatccccagcacccgggccatccttgctccaatggagccttggctgcaggaggggaagagagagacagagaggaaggagaggggcaggggtggagaagcagatgggcgcttctcctgtgtgccctggccgggaatcgaacccaggacttctgcacgccaggccgacgctctaccactgagccaaccggccagggccccaaaatcaCTTCTTTACAGATCAGCTTCCTGATGTTCAGGGTTCCCAAGACTGTGCTCCCCACTGGGGTTCACAGACAACAGGGAGACTGGTCTCTGAGAATCTCCATCCTGTATTTTCAGGCACAGCTCCTccaggattaagaaaaaaaaaatcctgtctctccacctccattCCTAGGGCGAGCTCACTCTGTGACATCCAAGTTCCCTGGGGtgagttttcttctagaagatTCCAGGGGGAGAGGtaaggggtgggaggcagggagtccaTTTCAGGGGGAGGGATTccgggaagagaagaggagaaaggggcGGGGCCCAGCCTGGGGGTCTCTCCCTGGTGTCCTCACACAGCCCCTGGGCCAGGACTCAGGGAGACTAGGTGACAAAGAGCTCTCcgcgcaggaggaggaggaggggccagaGCAGTCCCGGGTCCCCAGGCCTGTATCTCAGGGTCGCAGCCCGAGGGTGGAGTCTGGGCGGGGAAGTATCGCGGAGTCCTCATTTCTGAGTTTCATTTCTGCCTCTCACAACCTGTGTCGGGTGTTCCTTCCTGGATACTCATGACGAGTACCCAGTTGTCACTCCTATTGGGTGTCCGGTTTCTACAGAAGCCAATCAGCCTCCCCGCTGCTTCCTGTTACTGTTTCAGCAGATCCGTGCGACTGTTTCTCTCCAGACCCTGAGGACGCGGTCATGACGTCCACaaccctcctcctgctgctctcgGGGTCCCTGGTCCTGACCCCGACCTGGGCGGGTGAGTGCGGGTCGGGAGGAAGCAGCCTCTGCGGGGAGGAGCGTGGGGACCAGGCGGGGGCGCAGGACCCCGGGGAGGGCGCGTGTCCAGCACCCGCTTCCTGTCCTGAGACCCCGGTTCAGCACCCGCCTCGGCCTTGCCCCGCCCTGACCTGGCTCCCTGCTCTGCCCTACCCGTTTACCGTCTCCCGGGACCCGCGCCGGAAAGGGGGGTCGCCAGTTCTCAGCCCCGCCCCGTCCCCAGGTCTCCATTCCTTGAGATATTTCATCACCGCCGTGACCCAGCCCGGCCGCGGGGAGCCCCGTTACATCGAAGTCGGCTACGTGGACGACACGGAGTTCGTGCGGTTCGACAGCGACGCTGCGCGCCCGAGGGCGGAACCGCGGGCACCGTGGATGGAGCAGCCGTGGGTGGAGCAGGAGGACCCGCAGTATTGGGACCAGGAGACGCGGCGCGCCAAGAGCAGCGCACAGACTTCCCGAGTGAACCTGAACAACCTGCGCATCTACTACAACCAGAGCGAGGACGGTGAGCCACGCGGGCGGGTCCTGGTCACGACCCCATCCCCACGGACGGGCCGGGATCGCCCGAGTGTCCGGGGCCGAGCTCCACCCGAGACCGCAGGACTTCCCCACTCCAATCCGGAGAAGGCCGCGGGGACCTTGACCGGGTTTCGTTTTCGGTTTAGGTTTAATCCCCgggacggggcggggcggggccgagtGGGCGGGGCTGACCGCGGGGCGGGGTCAGGGTCTCACACCTTCCAGACCATGTACGGCTGTGAAATGGACCGGGACGGGCGCCTCCTCCGCGGGTACAGTCAGATCGCCTACGACGGTACCGACTACATCGCCCTGAACGAGGACCTGCGCTCCTGGACCGCGGCCGACGCGGCGGCTCAGATCACCCGGCGCAAGTGGGAGGAGGACCATATCGCGGAGTACTGGAGGATCTACCTGGAGGGCACGTGCGTGGAGTGGCTCCGCATTTacctggaaaaggggaaggagacgctgcagcgcgcaggtaccagggccgcggggctccctcctctcccctcgggcTGCGGCTCCTACACGGAGACAGGAAATGGACCGGGGTCAGAACACCCTTATTTGGGTCGGGACATTGAGTCCCCTGGGTTTTTAGACCCAGGACCAGAgagattctctctcttctctcagggACAATTAGGGTGCAGTTTCTTCCGGATGGAAGGGAGACCAACCCTGAACTAACCCATCAGCGGTTCCCCTTGACCCTGGCAGTGGCCCTGGGATCCCTGGGGACTTTCTCAGACCTTGTTTGCAACCCCACCCAGTGTGTCTGAGGTCTGACCCCAGCTTTTCTGAGTCATTTGCCCTCCTAGGTTGGGACCAGAAATCCCATTCTTCTGTCAGAGACCTGCCTCCT is drawn from Saccopteryx leptura isolate mSacLep1 chromosome 1, mSacLep1_pri_phased_curated, whole genome shotgun sequence and contains these coding sequences:
- the LOC136387812 gene encoding patr class I histocompatibility antigen, A-126 alpha chain-like isoform X8, producing the protein MTSTTLLLLLSGSLVLTPTWAGLHSLRYFITAVTQPGRGEPRYIEVGYVDDTEFVRFDSDAARPRAEPRAPWMEQPWVEQEDPQYWDQETRRAKSSAQTSRVNLNNLRIYYNQSEDGSHTFQTMYGCEMDRDGRLLRGYSQIAYDGTDYIALNEDLRSWTAADAAAQITRRKWEEDHIAEYWRIYLEGTCVEWLRIYLEKGKETLQRADPPKAHVTHHPISDREVTLRCWALGFYPAEITLTWQRDGQDLTQDMEFVETRPAGDGSFQKWAAVAVPPGEEQSYTCHVQHEGLPKPLTLRWEPPQATIPTVVIIAVLVLGAVVTGAVVGAVMWRRRRSGGKGGSYAQAASSDSAQGSDVPLTASKA
- the LOC136387812 gene encoding patr class I histocompatibility antigen, A-126 alpha chain-like isoform X9, coding for MTSTTLLLLLSGSLVLTPTWAGLHSLRYFITAVTQPGRGEPRYIEVGYVDDTEFVRFDSDAARPRAEPRAPWMEQPWVEQEDPQYWDQETRRAKSSAQTSRVNLNNLRIYYNQSEDGSHTFQTMYGCEMDRDGRLLRGYSQIAYDGTDYIALNEDLRSWTAADAAAQITRRKWEEDHIAEYWRIYLEGTCVEWLRIYLEKGKETLQRADPPKAHVTHHPISDREVTLRCWALGFYPAEITLTWQRDGQDLTQDMEFVETRPAGDGSFQKWAAVAVPPGEEQSYTCHVQHEGLPKPLTLRWEPPQATIPTVVIIAVLVLGAVVTGAVVGAVMWRRRRSGGKGGSYAQAASSDSAQGSDVSLTASKA